A window of the Microvirga terrae genome harbors these coding sequences:
- a CDS encoding YsnF/AvaK domain-containing protein, with product MNSGAITGSSTQKLVTAFFDSRSDAEQAISRLHAAGIARDSIRLTPGDEDAGTSRGTDTQSFPEASVGLWDSLRDLFLPDEDRHTYAEGLRRGGYLISVNAADADYERVIDILDDEGTIDIDERADSWRSEGWTGAADVGTSDVLSGSTANLTTGTSSTSGTSRRSESTVGAASMNTDSQRTTRGDEVIPIAEEQLHVGRRDVSHGRVRIRSYVVERPVSEQVSLREEHVEVERRPVAGATQAGAISGDPFQERTIEVEERGEEAVVSKEARVVEEVVVRKEAEQRTETISDTVRRTEVDVEDERGTIGNRTGTVDRNS from the coding sequence ATGAACTCTGGAGCCATAACCGGATCTTCTACCCAAAAGCTCGTGACGGCGTTCTTCGACAGCCGCAGCGATGCCGAGCAGGCGATCAGCCGTCTTCATGCCGCCGGGATTGCGCGGGACAGCATCCGCCTGACCCCCGGCGACGAGGATGCCGGCACGTCGCGCGGCACGGACACGCAGTCCTTCCCGGAGGCCAGCGTTGGCCTGTGGGATTCGTTGCGCGACCTGTTCCTGCCGGACGAGGATCGCCACACCTACGCCGAAGGTCTGCGCCGGGGCGGCTATCTCATTTCGGTCAATGCCGCCGATGCAGATTACGAGCGCGTGATCGACATCCTCGATGATGAAGGCACGATCGACATCGACGAGCGCGCTGATTCCTGGCGCTCTGAAGGATGGACGGGAGCAGCGGATGTCGGAACCTCGGACGTGTTGTCCGGGAGCACCGCCAACCTGACCACCGGCACCTCATCCACCTCCGGGACTTCTAGGCGATCTGAAAGCACTGTGGGTGCAGCATCGATGAACACAGACTCGCAGCGCACCACGCGTGGCGACGAGGTGATCCCGATTGCCGAGGAGCAGCTGCATGTCGGCCGGCGTGACGTGAGCCACGGGCGTGTTCGCATCCGCTCGTACGTGGTCGAACGTCCGGTAAGCGAGCAGGTGAGCCTGCGCGAGGAGCACGTGGAAGTGGAGCGGCGCCCGGTGGCTGGCGCGACGCAGGCCGGCGCGATCAGCGGCGACCCGTTCCAGGAGCGTACCATCGAGGTGGAAGAGCGTGGCGAGGAGGCGGTCGTCTCGAAGGAAGCCCGCGTGGTCGAAGAGGTTGTCGTACGAAAGGAAGCCGAGCAGCGCACGGAGACGATCTCCGATACGGTGCGCCGGACTGAGGTCGATGTCGAGGACGAGCGTGGCACCATCGGCAACCGGACGGGTACGGTCGATCGCAATTCCTAG